Proteins encoded within one genomic window of Pongo abelii isolate AG06213 chromosome 18, NHGRI_mPonAbe1-v2.0_pri, whole genome shotgun sequence:
- the THAP11 gene encoding THAP domain-containing protein 11, with amino-acid sequence MPGFTCCVPGCYNNSHRDKALHFYTFPKDAELRRLWLKNVSRAGVSGCFSTFQPTTGHRLCSVHFQGGRKTYTVRVPTIFPLRGVNERKVARRPAGAAAARRRQQQQQQQQQQQQQQQQQSSPSASTAQTAQLQPNLVSASAAVLLTLQAAVDSSQAPESVPPAPITPTGEDVKPIDLTVQVEFAAAEGAAAAAAASELQAATAGLEAAECPMGPQLVVVGEEGFPDTGSDHSYSLSSGTTEEELLRKLNEQRDILALMEVKMKEMKGSIRHLRLTEAKLREELREKDRLLAMAVIRKKHGM; translated from the coding sequence ATGCCTGGCTTTACGTGCTGCGTGCCAGGCTGCTACAACAACTCGCACCGGGACAAGGCGCTGCACTTCTACACGTTTCCAAAGGACGCTGAGTTGCGGCGCCTCTGGCTCAAGAACGTGTCGCGTGCCGGCGTCAGTGGGTGCTTCTCCACCTTCCAGCCCACCACAGGCCACCGTCTCTGCAGCGTTCACTTCCAGGGCGGCCGCAAGACCTACACGGTACGCGTCCCCACCATCTTCCCGCTGCGCGGCGTCAATGAGCGCAAAGTAGCGCGCAGACCCGCTGGGGCCGCGGCCGCCCGCCgcaggcagcagcagcaacaacagcagcaacagcagcagcagcaacagcagcagcagtcaTCACCTTCTGCCTCCACTGCCCAGACTGCCCAGCTGCAGCCCAACCTGGTGTCTGCTTCCGCGGCCGTGCTTCTCACCCTTCAGGCCGCTGTAGACAGCAGTCAGGCTCCGGAATCCGTGCCGCCGGCGCCCATCACTCCCACTGGAGAAGACGTGAAGCCCATCGATCTTACAGTGCAAGTGGAGTTTGCAGCCGCAGAGGGCGCAGCCGCTGCGGCCGCCGCGTCGGAGTTACAGGCTGCTACCGCAGGGCTGGAGGCTGCCGAGTGCCCTATGGGCCCCCAGTTGGTGGTGGTAGGGGAAGAGGGCTTCCCTGATACTGGCTCCGACCATTCGTACTCCTTGTCGTCAGGCACCACGGAGGAGGAGCTCCTGCGCAAGCTGAATGAGCAGCGGGACATCCTGGCGCTGATGGAAGTGAAGATGAAAGAGATGAAAGGCAGCATTCGCCACCTGCGTCTCACCGAGGCCAAGCTGCGCGAAGAACTGCGTGAGAAGGATCGGCTGCTTGCCATGGCTGTCATCCGCAAGAAGCACGGAATGTGA